In Ostrinia nubilalis chromosome 10, ilOstNubi1.1, whole genome shotgun sequence, a single genomic region encodes these proteins:
- the LOC135075227 gene encoding zinc finger HIT domain-containing protein 3, translating into MNACIQCNEASSYKCPICRKPYCSVACCKLHRETPCTAPEIPKVEPPKEPMTFDFPTEDTVPIEKLELLKQSSEVKACLDNPHVRTILELLDKSPHPDQLIQEYMQEPIFTEFVDACLKVVQPPENDE; encoded by the exons ATGAATGCCTGTATCCAATGCAATGAAGCTTCTTCGTATAAATGTCCAATTTGCAGAAAGCCATA TTGTTCAGTAGCATGCTGCAAGCTTCACCGAGAGACCCCGTGCACGGCACCCGAAATACCAAAGGTGGAACCGCCTAAGGAACCCATGACCTTCGATTTCCCTACTGAAGACACTGTACCAATAGAGAAATTGGAACTACTTA AACAATCATCAGAAGTGAAAGCATGTTTAGACAATCCACATGTCAGAACAATACTGGAGCTCCTTGATAAGTCGCCACATCCAGATCAACTAATACAAGAGTACATGCAAGAACCAATATTTACCGAATTCGTCGATGCTTGCCTAAAAGTTGTACAGCCTCCAGaaaatgatgaataa